The following coding sequences lie in one Crassostrea angulata isolate pt1a10 chromosome 10, ASM2561291v2, whole genome shotgun sequence genomic window:
- the LOC128164541 gene encoding E3 ubiquitin-protein ligase TRIM56-like, translated as MTCCHYSGALSVRKLNEEMASLSSSIEMDFLTCSICLEVYNDPKTLPCLHSFCADCIDNYTKENNSKAEHPCPECRETFHLPEGGVGRMKTNFCLKNLVEFVSSTTITSKKCSFCRLNGEDFEATAKCLTCEDFLCPECADHRHRSTTLTFQHRVVPLADVSAGKYNDEIRAQQKIPCGKHESEELRFFCETCDVPVCRDCIVLGHQNHKCLAPSDARKHLDEKLDSLMTSLRRKLTDTDIGMKTIVSELNKVETGKKHFKETLEIEMNTILREIMNSKSLVEIEFDELVKSTEIDLHQKMDAIEANKKMLDNTFFFCNSILRRGSDMEILSMTKEMKERLSILQTQNNFENCIIENIDLPVFHFCKKKSIFQLIKYNRDSQENVNKISTKSQEKKGYVNKTWPHLTHAIQLNENTNDCNSIFSSVAWVDGDRIAIVDQKKETLNIISKIYSEVKSVVISNCTEISSLKEGMVCRTTQNNLHILSSSLTILKTFPQALTMLTSNATSSKPCWMINNDFICVLEKQEVKQIRVWDFNDGPLLRKPKFGHVLSNGKFAISDWKMNCVFIISRSGQVDRRKYCTYDGSPPGAISSDSSNNIYACVEMKNIVVVFDLSGKTLRSINIGSIVQNPRSLSVNGDNNSQMLIANRKSVVIIELF; from the exons ATGACATGTTGTCATTATTCAGGTGCGTTAAGCGTCAGAAA ATTAAATGAAGAAATGGCCTCATTGTCATCCAGTATAGAAATGGATTTTCTGACTTGCTCCATTTGTTTGGAAGTCTACAATGACCCCAAAACTCTTCCGTGTCTGCATTCGTTTTGTGCAGATTGTATTGATAATTACACGAAGGAGAATAACAGTAAGGCAGAACATCCTTGTCCGGAATGTAGAGAAACGTTTCATCTTCCTGAAGGAGGTGTTGGTCGAATGAAAACCAACTTCTGTTTAAAGAACCTTGTTGAATTTGTCTCATCGACCACAATAACGTcgaaaaaatgttcattttgtcGTTTAAACGGCGAAGACTTTGAGGCAACCGCAAAATGTTTAACTTGTGAAGATTTTCTTTGTCCCGAATGCGCGGATCACCGCCATAGATCAACAACATTAACATTTCAACATCGAGTTGTTCCCCTTGCTGATGTGTCAGCTGGAAAATATAACGATGAAATTCGTGCACAGCAAAAAATTCCTTGTGGAAAACACGAATCAGAAGAATTACGATTCTTTTGTGAAACTTGTGACGTTCCAGTGTGCCGAGACTGCATTGTTCTCGGTCACCAGAACCACAAGTGCCTGGCTCCATCAGATGCAAGAAAGCACTTGGATGAGAAGCTTGACTCTCTCATGACCTCTTTGAGAAGAAAACTAACAGATACTGATATTGGGATGAAAACAATTGTTTCTGAATTGAATAAAGTAGAAACAggtaaaaaacatttcaaagagACATTAGAAATAGAAATGAATACCATCTTAAGGGaaattatgaattcaaaatccttagttgaaattgaatttgatgaaTTGGTAAAATCAACAGAAATCGACCTTCACCAAAAAATGGACGCTATcgaagcaaataaaaaaatgcttgaTAATACCTTTTTCTTTTGCAATAGCATTTTGAGACGTGGAAGCGATATGGAGATTCTTTCTATGACAAAAGAGATGAAAGAGCGTTTATCAATTCTGCAAACGCagaataattttgaaaactgCATAATAGAAAACATTGATTTGCccgtttttcatttttgtaagaAGAAATCTATTTTTCAATTGATTAAATATAACAGGGATTCCcaagaaaatgtcaataaaatttCTACAAAGTCCCAGGAGAAAAAAGGATATGTTAATAAAACATGGCCCCATCTAACACATGCGattcaattaaatgaaaatacaaatgACTGCAATTCAATTTTCAGCAGTGTGGCTTGGGTAGACGGAGATAGAATTGCAATTGTCGATCAAAAAAAGGAAACGTTAAACATCATCTCAAAAATATACTCGGAAGTTAAGTCGGTAGTTATATCCAACTGCACGGAAATAAGTTCTTTAAAGGAAGGAATGGTTTGTAGAACAACACAAAACAATTTACATATTCTTAGTAGTTCCTTAACAATATTAAAAACTTTTCCGCAGGCTTTGACGATGTTGACATCGAATGCAACATCAAGTAAACCATGTTGGATGATCAACAACGATTTCATATGTGTATTAGAAAAGCAAGAAGTCAAACAAATTCGTGTTTGGGATTTCAACGATGGGCCACTTTTGAGAAAGCCTAAATTTGGACATGTTTTGTCAAACGGAAAGTTTGCAATTTCGGATTGGAAAATGAATTGCGTATTCATCATCAGCAGATCAGGACAAGTGGACCGTAGAAAATATTGCACTTATGATGGTTCACCTCCAGGTGCTATTTCATCAGATTCGAGCAATAATATTTATGCATGCGTCGAAATGAAAAATATCGTTGTTGTTTTCGATCTATCTGGGAAGACATTGCGTTCCATAAATATAGGTTCCATTGTACAAAACCCTAGAAGTCTATCCGTTAATGGAGATAACAACTCGCAAATGTTGATTGCAAACAGAAAATCTGTCGTTATTATTGAGCTTTTCTAA